The nucleotide window CACGGAAGTCTACGGGCGCGCCAGACCGGAATTTCCAGGCCTGGACGTACCGACGGTGACGACCGCCAGCCTCACCTTTGAAACGGGCGTGGTCGCCAATATAGCTTCCACCTGCCTTCTCGGCTGGAGCCATCGGGTCGGCCTTCACATTTTTGCCGATAGGCTGGCAATCGAGCTGACTGATCGCGACATCATGGTCGATGTTGGACGCGGTCGCCCCGTGCGCATCGCCGACGGTGATCCGGTCTGGCGCGAGGACCGCGATTTTGTCGACGCTGTGCGTGGCGGCGAAAACCGCATCCGGTGCCCCTACGGCGACGCTGTAGCGACCCACCGGCTTGCCCTGGCCGTCGTGTCTTCGGCTCGGAGTGGGGCGGTCGTGCACCTCGACCCCTCAGGGATCAGACGGCCTCAACCAGCGCCGCTGCGGCAGCAGCCGCGACCGCCGCAGGGGCTTGCACCAGGCCATCGCAACATACGCTCGCTTGGCGTCGAGGCGCCGGGCCGCGCCTATTTCTTCGACTATGAGGAGCGCCCGCCAGCCGACGGCCACTTGCGGCTTGACACGCTGTTCACTGGTTTGTCCGCAGGCACCGAACTGACCTTCCTGAAGCATACCAATCCTTATTTTCGTTCCCGCTTCGATGGCGGGCGTGGTGTTTTTATCGAAGGCGAGCCCGATCTGCATTATCCCATTCCATTCCTCGGCTACATGGAGGTCGCGCGCGTTTCGCAGTCGCGTGCACATGGCTTTTCCGAAGGCGCGGTGCTAGCGGCGAGTTATGGTCATAAGAGCGGCCATACGGCGGACCCATATCACGATCTCTTGGTCCAGATCCCCCCCGAGCTCGATCCCCTGCTCGGCATCTTCGTCGCCCAGATGGGGCCGATCGCCGCCAATGGGATCCTCCATGCCGACGCGGAAACGTTCGGGGTCAATGTCCCCGCACTCGGTGCGGGTGTGGCCGGTCGTCCGGTGATCGTTCTCGGGGCCGGCACCGTCGGTCTTATGACGGCGCTGTTTGCCCGCGTGCTTGGCGCCTGTGAGGTGGTGGTCGCCGACCCCTCCGACTTTCGCCGAGAAAAGGCGGAGGCGATGGGGCTGACCGCGATGACGGAAGATCAGGCTTGGCAGCATGCCAAGGCACGCTGGCACGACGGGACGATGGGACGCGGTGCCGATCTTGCGTTTCAGACACGAGCTCATCCCGGGAGCCTGCATACGGCACTCAAAGCTTTGCGGCCGCAGGGTACGGTGATCGACCTTGCATTCTACCAGCACGGAGCCGACGCCTTGCGGCTTGGCGAAGAATTCCACCACAATGGCCTGAACATACGATGCGCTCAAATCAACCGCGTTCCCCGCGGGCTCGCTCCACTCTGGGACCGGCGCCGGCTTGCAAGTGCGACGGTCGACCTCCTTGCCTCGGATGGAACGATGATCCGTGAGCACATGGTTACCCACGTCGTTCCCTTCGACGAGGCACCATCATTCCTCGCCGATCTGGTCGAAAACCGACCGGAGTTTCTACAGATCGTCTTCAAGGTTAGCGAATGACCATCGAACCGACGCCTATTCGGATCCTATTCGTCTTTGCTTGGCTGGTCGTCGGCGGAGAGGAGACCGAAGTGCGATTGCTAGCCAAGCACCTCGATCGCCGCCGGTACCGCGTCGACGTCGTCGCCTGCTTCAAAAAACCCGGCATGCCCGAGCAGACCCATGTCCAGCTTCGCTCGCTGGGGATCGACGTCGACACCACGCCCTACGACCTTTCGTTTAACGACACCGTCAACTACCTTGCCGGAAAAATCTCGAGCTACGAGGTCGTGATCTCCTGTCAGAACGTCGCGGATATCTATCCTGCGTTGGAGCGCCTGCATCTTCGCCCGCCGCTGATCGAACATGGCGGGCTCGTTTCTGAAGCACTCGCCGGCCCCAAACACTTGACGACCCGTTATGTCGGGGTATGCCGTTCCATCCGCGACGCCGCCGCATCGCGGATGCCAGGACGCGAGCATGATGCGCTTGAGATTCCTTCGATGGTCGACCTCTCGGCGTTCGATCCAGGATTGCGGGGCCCGACCCGTAGGGCTCTGGGGATCGCCGAGGACGAGGTCCTGATTGGCTGGGTCGGCCGGCTCGACCCCAAGAAGAACATCGAGGACTTTGTCGAAGCCGCTGCTCGGGTGAGTGTCGCGGCCAAGCATGCCAGGTTTATTATTGTCGGCGGGCCTGATGCCTTCGTGCCGGACTATGCGCTTCAACTCAAGGCCCTGGCGGCCCAACGCGGGCTGGGCGGCGTGCTTCAGTTTCTGGGCGATCGGCAGGATATCCCGGCCCTAATGGCGTCATTCGACATCTTTGCCTGGCTTTCAATCGGCGAAGGCATGCCGCATGTCATTGCAGAAGCCGGTGCAGCAGCCCTGCCGGTGATCGCGACGCCCGATAACGGCGCGAAGCAGCAAATAGACGACCACATATCCGGCGTGTTTGTCCCCTATGGGGATGCCGCCGCCGTGGCCGGACAGATGATGGCTCTGTTGCGGGACACGCAACGTCGACACACGCTTGGGACCGCACTACGGCGAAAGGTCGAGACCACCTATTCAATCGAGGCAGTTTTGCCGCAATGGGAGCAACTGCTGGCGGATGTCTGCAGCAAGCGCCAAGCGGCTGGTCCGACCGGTCTGTTCCGGTCTTTTCTGCAGGGAGGTTTTGAAAGCTCGACCCATCGCCTTCGGCCGCGGGAAGGTGAGACCAAGGGCCGCCGCCTCGATATGATTGCCGCCGTCAGCCACGATCGCTACGCCGAAGAAGACTACCATCAACTTCTGGGCCTAGGGATCCGTACAGTGCGCGACGGTTTTAGATGGCACCTGATCGAGAAGTCCGGCGGCTATGACTGGTCGAGCGCGCGACCGATGATACGGGCGGCCGCGCTGACCGGCACGCAGGTCATCTGGGATCTGCTGCATTATGGCTGGCCGGACGATCTCGACATCTGGTCGCCCCGTTTTGTCGATCGATTTGCCGCGTTCGCGCGCGCTTGCGCAAAGCTGGTGCGCGAAGAGTGTGGCAGCGTTCCCTTTTATTGCCCGGTCAATGAGATCTCGTTTTTATCCTGGGGCGGCGGCGATGCGGGCTACCTCAACCCGTTTGCCAATGGCCGTGGCTTTGAACTGAAAGTGCAGCTGGCGCGCGCCGCGATCGCCGCGATGGACGAAATCAGTGCAGCCGACCAGCGCGCGCGTTTCGTTCACTGCGAGCCGGTGATCAATGTCACCGCGCATCCCTCGCGGCCTGAAGACAGAGTTATCGCCGAAGGTCACCGCCAGTCGCAATTTCAGGCGTGGGACCTCATCGGCGGCAGGTTATGGCCCCAAATCGGGGGCAGCGACCGACATCTGGATGTTATCGGCGTGAACTATTACTTCAACAACCAGTGGATTCATGGGGGCCCGCCGATCGATATGGGGCACGCGTTATACAAGCCGCTCAATGAGATTTTGCGCGAGACTTTCGCGCGATATGGCCGACCGATCTTCATAGCCGAGACGGGTATCGAGAACGAGCGACGTGCCGCTTGGTTCGATTATGTTGTTGGCCAAGCTTCCCTGGCAATGCAGTCAGGCGTTCCGCTGGAGGGGCTATGCCTTTATCCGATCGTCAATCATCCAGGTTGGGACGATGGCCGCCAGTGCGCAAACGGCCTTCTTTCAACCGAGGTCGCGGCATCTGGGCGAACTGCATACGCACCGCTTGCGGCCGCTATTCAAGCGGGGCGGGCTGGGATGGCGTTCGCCACCGATCGAGTCGGTCAAAGATGCATCTCCTCCTGAGTCTGCGAAGACCTGATGACGAAGACAAATATGGCACCGAGGGTCGAGTCCGCTCCACGGCCGGGGGCACGGCCACAAGGCGTTCAGAAAGTGGGTGAATGCCCCGCAATCGCAATCTGCGCTGCCTGGACGACTGCGATCCTAGTCTGTAGCTGTCAAGTTAGCCGACCGGCCAATGATATGAGTTTGACAAAAAATCGTGCAATGCTTGGGCGCTTGAATCAGCTGGGTAATTGCCGCAGATCCCTCGCGTTTTGCACGATGCTACTTAATCTCGGCGCTAGCGGTGAACAAATTACCGAAGACGATGCCCACCTTCGTCGTCGGCAGGGCAGCTCTCGCCCTTGACTAGCTAAATTCTGCGCCAACGCTACATGATTTTTCCAGGGGCGTATGGTGCTAGCTGCTGCTGGCCACGCGTCGTTGGGAACTAATCATCTACCTGGATGTTCGGGGGAATTCAAATGACAGGCCCGAGGAAGCAAGTGCTGGATCATAGGCAGTTAATCAAGCGCCAGCAGATCCTCGCCGACTTCGGAGAATTCGCGCTCCGTTCCGACGATCTGGATGAGGTCCTGCGCGAGGCCTGTCGTCTGGTCAGCGACGCTGTTGAAACGCGACGATCCAAGGTACTGGAAATTCAGGAAGGGGGAGAAAAGCTGCGCGTGCGAGCGGCAGTCGGTTGGCAGCCTGACATTGTCGGCCTCGAGTTAGATATGGACGACCATACGTCCGAAACCTATTCAATCCGGACCGGCGAGCCCGTAATCACTCAAGACATCACAACGGAAAAACGTTTCAAAACTCCCAATTTTATGAGAGAGGCCGGTGTCGCCGCGCTCGCCAACGTTCCGATCTTCTTGCCCGGCAACCGTGCTTACGGGCTGTTGCAGGTCGACGACGTCGAGCCGAGAGATTTCGGTGAGGAAGACACGCAGTTCCTCCGAACCTACGCCACAATTCTCGGTCCGGTGATCGACAGGCTCTACAAGGTGCAGGCTCTTCAATCGACGACGGAACGTTTCGCTCTTGTCGTTGAGAACGCGTGCGACTATGCAATTTTCGTCGCAGACCCCCAGGATCGGATCGTCGACTGGCACAAGGGCGCACAGAAAATCTTCGGGTGGACCGCCGAGGAGGCCACAGGAATGTCCGGCAGCGAACTATTCACTCCCGAAGATCGGGCGAGGGGAGAGGATCGCAAGGAGATTGAAACGGCCAGACACGAAGGTTCGGCTCCCGATGTTCGATGGCACGTGCGCAAGGACGGCTCGCGGGTCTTCCTCGACGGCTCGACCATGTGCTTGCGAAACCCCGACGGCTCCGTGAGAGGGTTCCTCAAGATTGGCCAGGATGTCACGGAACGGCACCGAACCGAACAGCGGCTTTTAGAAAGCGAGGCCTTGCAGCGCGCACTGATAGCGGGCGTTCCGCAATTGGTCTGGCGCGCGAGATCCCTTGGCTTCCGCATCTGGTCAAGCCCGCAGTGGGAACGGTTTACAGGGCAACGCGATGAAGACAGCGTTGGGATGGGTTGGCTGGACGCTGTCCATCCCGATGACCGCGAGCTGGTGACGGCGGCTTGGATGGGTGCGGAAGCTAAGGGTGGGCTCGATTGCGAGTATCGTATCCGTCGAGCGTCGGACGGGGAATATGTCTGGCACCACAGCCGCTCGCTTCCAGGAAGCGGCTTAGGGCTCGAGTGGCTGGGGACCTGTACAGATGTGCAAGAATTGAAGGAACTGCAGAGCAGTCAGGAGGTCATGCTGGCGGAGCTACAGCATCGAACCCGCAATATTGTCGCGGTCATACGGTCCCTATCGCTAAAGACGATCGAGTCAAGCTTGACCTTGGAAGACTTCGGGGAGGCTTTCGGGCACAGGCTTGCGGCTGTTGCTAGGGTCCAAAGTCTTCTCTCGCAGCTCGGCGACTATGAACGGATTACGTTCGATGATCTGCTTGAGGCCGAGTTGGCCGCGCATGTAAACGACAGGGAAAAGATAAAGCTGGATGGACCGCCGGGGATCCGCTTGCGTTCGCGGGCCATCCAGACATTCGCGCTGGCGCTCCACGAACTGGCAACAAACGCCGTCAAATACGGAGCGCTGGCATCGCCACAAGGCTGTCTTACAATCCGATGGCGTCTGGAAAATGGATATGACGGCGAAACGCCGGCCTTGCTCCTGGAGTGGGTGGAGACTGGGGTCGAAAACATGCCGGCTGCCGACGCGCCGGCGCAGGGCTCTGGATATGGGCGGGAGCTCATCGAGCGCGCGCTCCCGTATCAACTCAAAGCTAAGACCACCTATGAAATGGGCGCCGACGGCATCCGCTGCACCATCCTGGCTCCCATAGCCTTTGGCCCTAGGAAGGAATAGCCCAGGATGACGATCGAAACTCTTGCTGGTCTCGCCATTCTCGTTGTTGAGGACGATTATTTCATCGCCGACGAACTGGCGCGCTCGCTTTCCCGTGCCGGTGCGCAGGTGGTTGGGCCGGTTGGCTCCTTGACTGACACGCTGGCCCTTCTCGACGATACCGATCACCTGGACTTCGCCCTCCTCGACCTGAATCTCGATGGAGAGTCGGCTATTCCGATCGCAGACAGGCTGGCGGCCCGGAACGAATTCTTCGCATTCGTCACCGGTTACAGTTCCCGCGGAATCCCGTCGCGATTTGGGACCGTTGAACGTCTCGACAAGCCCGTGGAGATAGCGCGGGTGGTCAGTGTGATAAGGAAAGGAGCGGCATCGTCGACGTCGTCGCACGAGTAAAGGACGAACGGGACGCTCGCCGCGCCTAGCGACTCGACCCGCCTTTGCCGCCACCGTCGTCCAGGGCTGCCCAAGCGAATGGGTCAAGCCTTCAATCAAAATTTCGCACCGTATCCCCATCCACTTCTGACGCCGCAGCGGCTCGCAGCTTTGCGAAATGGCAATTCGATCTGATCAAGTAGACTGCCCGAAACCTGGTGCTGCTCGGCACACAGGCCCGTCAAAGCTGGCGGGCCTGTGTCTGTCTCCGGAACGGCCTTTGCAACTACCGACCAGTCCGGAAGGCTTCAGCAAGCGGTGGCTGCCCCTGTTTGTGCAGAACTATTGGGGGTCGGATTGCCGTTGCCGCTTCCCGCCGCGCGCTGGCAGTCATTCGGATCACCGCCGGACGCGCCGGAATTGGTGCTGCTATCCGATGGATTGCTGGCGTCAGCTCCAGGCCCGGTCGAATTGCTACCAACGCTGCCATTCATATTGCTGCCGCCCGTCGCGTTCGTGCCCGATGCGCCGCCACCGCTGCCAGACGATGTGCCGCCGCTGGAGCTGCCTGAGGCGCCAGAGCTTCCGGAGGATTGGGCCATGGCAGATGTCGCAAGAGCGAGAGCGAGTGCGGATGTCGCAAGGATCTTCAAAATCATGAGTTTCACCTTTATGGTTTGGATCGTCTTTGCAGGGCCTAAACCTCAGACATCCACCAGAGTTCCTAACCGCACGTCCCCGTTGCGACCGTGTTCGGCACCGTACTAAGAGGAAACCGAAAACCGATTTCAAGCCGCGGCTCGAGCGCTATTTCCTCTTCGAGACAGTGTTCAAGTCCGTTATGGCGATGGGCGTGGGTTGGTGGCCGTCAGCCAACTGAAAGCACGATATGCGATTGAGCGAAGATTAATCCGGATCTCAGAGGGGAGTTCGCGGCGAAGGATGCGCTAAAGCGTGCCGCAGTCGCGAGACGCTTAGCTGATGTGGTTACGGGGACCGCATGGATTGCGTAGATCAGTGCGCCGCTATTTGGATTCCTCTTGAAGACTTAAACCGAACCGGTTGCCGTCAGCGGTTCCAGCGCAGGCGGCATGAAGCCTGATATGTCCAGCCTGTTTCGGTTCTTGTTGGTCTTGGATCCCTAGTAGAAGTCCGCAGCGTGATGGACGCAACCGGATGGCGACGTCGTTGTGGCTACGCGCATTTCACCGCATTCAAGGCACGCAGTGCGGCACCCAGCTGCGAAAATCGAGCGGAGACTGCATGCGGCTGGCACCGCGGGTGTGATTGGATATCGCTGGCTAGGCCATATCGAGTTAAGACCAATAGATCGAACCGCCACCTCGACCGGCGTTGACGCCGGGACGATCGGACGGCACTGCGCGATGACATCGTCGATATGCCGCTCACTGCCACGGCCGGGCACTCTAAACACGGTTCGTCTGGTCGATGTGGCGCGGTGAGCAGCACGGTCGAGCTTGGATCTGCGCTTTCTACCTGCGCCAAACCTGGCCGTGCGCTGCTGCCATCGCGTCCTGCCCCGGCTTTTGGTCCTGCCAGGCTCGCGCCGCCGGCAACGGCTTTGCCGTCCTCCACTTCGTTGCGGCCCTGCGGGTGCAGGCAGCGCTTGCAGCCTGGCTTTCGGACCGCCGTAGCAGGTCGCGATGGCCGCGACCTCGAAACGGAGGTTCAGACATGAGCAGGCAGCAAACCAATCAACGATCAGACATCTACAGCCGCATCACCAACAAGATCATCGCCGATCTTGAGCAGGGTGTACGGCCCTGGACCAAACCGTGGACCACGGGTAACGCGACGACCGAGGTCAGCCGGCCCCTGCGCCACAATGGCCAACCCTACACCGGGATCAATGTTCTGCTCCTTTGGGCTGAAGCCATCGGCCGCGGCTTTGCGTCACCAAGGTGGATGACGTTTCGCCAGGCAATTGAGCTCGGCGGCGCCGTCCGCAGGGGTGAGACCGGCACGACGGTCGTCTTTGCCAGCTCTTTCATCCGCGCCGAGACGACGGAGACAGGCGCCGAAATCGAACGCGATATCCCCTTCCTCAAAACCTACACCGTGTTCAACACCGATCAGATCACCGGCCTCAATGGCCTTGCTCAATCTACAGCCCCTGGCCAGGATTGGATGAGCCGCATCGGTGCTGCCGGCCGGTTCTTTGCCAATACCGGAGCACTGATCCGGCACGGAGGATCCGCGGCCTATTATGCTGCTGCCCGTGATTACATCCAGATGCCATGCCTCGATGCCTTTCGGGACGATGCCGCCTATGTCGCCGTCCTTAGTCACGAGATGACGCATTGGACCGCTGCACCCCGGAGGCTTGATCGGGATCTCAGCCGCTACGCGAAAGACAGGAGCGAACGCGCCCGCGAAGAACTCATTGCCGAACTCGGCAGCTGCTTTCTCTGCGCCGATCTTGGTATCGTTCCCGAGCTCGAACCACGCCCCGACCATGCAAGCTATCTCGATGGCTGGCTGAAAGTTCTCGGCAACGACAAGCGCGCGATCTTTTCAGCGGCAGCTCATGCCCAGCGCGCCGTCGACTACCTGCATGACTTGCAGCCGGTCCTCGACGAGGAAGAGGCGGCGTGAGCCGTCTCTTTCTCAGCCATTCGGGCTCTGATCACTTCAGCGACCCCATGGCCACGCGAGCTCCTCTCACCAATAGGCGTCCAATTGGCAAGGCATGTTTCAAATTCGATCCTTAATTTTCACGCCGATTTTTTTGATTGAGGAGGCCGTGGAGGATCTGCGCGCCGATCCGAAAAAGGCCGAAATTCTTGTATGTCAAATGGATCTGCCAATATCTCGTAACATCGTTATCTCGCGCGGTATGGGTGAAAATCCTCGACGTGCACGGCAGTATCGCGGCGACCGTCGTCCATTCAAGGCGAAGTATATGGCTGCGGCTCGACCTCGCCTGCCGCGCGTAACGGTGAAGCGATTTCCCGCTGTCCGGGACGCGGAGAAGAACAACCTGCCGATGGCCCGCAAAAATCCGCGAGATGACTGGTATACACGCGCCGTCGACCGGTTTTTATCGCAAATGGACCGAGCGCGAAATCGCCCACGAAAACGGCGTCCTTCCCAGATGGGCCCCACCCCCGATCGGGACCAGGCTTCGTCCCGTCAACGTGTCAGTGCGTTTCGCGCCTAACAGAAGCCATTGAGCTTTAAGATTCTATGAGCGTCGATCGTCGCCCGAAGCGCCTCCTCTGATGCGCGGTTTCCATCGTTTGCATCGGGATGGTAAATCTTGAGCTTCTGCTTGTAACGTGTCCTGATTTCATCGGGCGTCGCGTCCGATGAGAGATCGAGCGTTTCAAACGCTTTTGCTTCCAGCACCTTAAGTTTGCGGTATTGAAGGGCCGTTTTCGCTGCCTGGCTTCGCGCAGCGTTTTTTCTTGCATTGATTGTTTTCGCGGTCCCGGAGCGAATTGAAGAGGGAAGGGGCGTGTATGAAGAGTGATCCACCCGAACGCCCCAGCTAGGGCGGCTGCCGCTGGCTGCTTCCCGCTGATAGCGGGCCGTGACAGGGTTCGACAGTTTCGTCACATAATTGTAGCCTTCGCTATATTCTTTTGCGTGGCCATTGCAAAAGAGCAGGTATCCCTCGGCATCCGCTCCGACGGGGGCGCGATGCATGCCTTATTTGTCGCATCCGTCCCATTGGCATCTTGGACCACCAGTTTCGCGATGTTCAGCCGGCTTCTTTCGCGTCGGTCTCAGGCCGACAAAAATCTTTGAATCAGACGTCATCGCGCCTTATATGGCCATGCTGATGGACAGGACAAGGTCGCTCGAGGCAGACGCCGATCTTACCGCACGGCTAGAGTCTTGGGGGCAAAGGTTTGCAGCGGTGTGCATAGTTCCATTCGACCATGTGGAGAGATGGAGACTGACGGCGAAATGCTTCAACGCATCGCTTGCGAGGATGGGGCTTGAAGGTATCATCGCGAGAGCCCGCAACAGCACCTAGCGCAGCCGCCCCTTTTGACGACTGGTCGAGATAAATGCGCGAAAGGGACGGCTTTGCGTTCATGGGTTACCAGATGTCCATCGCTCCGTCGAAATCTCGGCGCGCTGCTGCTGACTACTCAAGGGTGGCGAGGCGCGTTACGTCGGCTTCAAAACAGGTTTGAAGCTTCGCCAGCCCTGAGACGGCTCAACGAATGCACTTTGATGCTCCTCAATCTGACGAGATGATCTCGGTTAGCCTCCTCGGGTGTTGCTCTCGCCTTTATGCTTCAAACTGGCAGCAGGCTGGTCGGTCGGTATAGACGGGTAGTACAATAATCGCTATTCCGGATGTACCAAATCACCAAACCATCCTATGGGTTCTCCAAGGCCTCTTTCATTGAAAAAAGTTCAGCGCAGCTTTGCTGTGGAATACAAAACCGGCAGGCGAAAAATCGATTCCGGCTCAAAATCAATCTGGGGCAACATGGATCTAAAGTCCGTCGCTCGCGACCTTGAGGAAGAGGCGTCACCTTACTTGTCAGATGGCTCTCAAAATGGGAGATCCGACGCTGAAATGTCTTTCCCGGAACCAGATCGGGCCGGGTCGTCGTTGACACCAGCTCTAGGGCCGTCGACAACTGTATCAGATGCACAGGAGATCAGCATGGCCGAAGAGACCAATACAACAACCAACGACGATGTACTGCCCGTTATCGAAGCGCCTACTGCGCCGAAGAAACAGCGCAAGCCCCGCGCTAAGAAGGCAGCGGCTCCCGAGAGGGCGTCAACTGACGCTGCGGCCGAGCCAGCCGCGCAGACCGGCGCTACTGGAGGCAAGAGGAGAGGGCGCAAGGCAAACGTGATCGAAGCTTCGGCGAGCGCAAAACGCACCCGTAGGAGCCGTGCTCCACAGGCTGTGCAGGCCGCCTCGGCCGCGCCGAAAACGGCGATCGATGAGATGGACGATCTCCTGCAGTTGGAAGAGGAAAATCAACGGCTGCGCAAGCTCCTGGCTGAAAAACTTCGCGCTGAAAATGCCGATCTGCGCAAGCGGCTCAAGCTCGATTGAGGTAAGCAGCCGGTCAATGGCCGGCCGCATTTGTATGCCTATCGAGACATACATTTTGGCGGCGGTTGATGCTGTTGCCGGAACTGGATTCACAGCCTGCTTGCGGGATGAAACGCGAGGTCAGAGATGGCGTCTCCATGGAATTTTTTTGCCCGACTGGTGTCAGCGGGACGCGAGCGAAAGAGAGAACAAGGATCGACCAACGAGGTTAAGCCGGACACGTTGGATATTGCGGGTTTGACTGAAGCTGGTGCCAGGGAGAGCTTGAATAGCGCTGATCGGCCGACAACCGGCGGCATACATCGTCACGATCAAGCCGTTGCGATTTCCGCAGAGCGTATGCGTTCCGAGGAAGCTGCAAGCGATGCCCCCGACCAGGTCGATCGCGAAGTCCCCAAGATTGTCGAGGCTGCTGATCCAGCTTTGTCCGACGGGCTTGATGTCGACTTGGCCGCTGCACATAGCGTCACGGACATCGATCGAGCAGTCGAGGCCGCACCACGTAAGCAAAGAAGTCGCCGCAAGAAAGCGGTAGCAATCTTGAAGGTTTCCCATACGGACGAGATCAGCCTTGACGAAGAGATCAGGGTGCTCAGGGGTGAGCTGGCCAGAAAGCTAAAGCTGCAAAACGCGCAGTTAAGAACAATGCTGGAGCGGTGTGAACGGTCAAACTGTCGTGATGCAACCCGTTGAGCCAGGATCGATTGCGACCGTTGAAGAACGCAAGTGTCATTGCGCGATACTGGGATCAGATCTCGCGTTTCGCATGGTAAAGCAGAATCTGAGATCTGGGTAAGGTGTAGCCGGGCAGTCGGTTCCGTAAGCAGGGTGTCATCAGCGGATGGCTATCAGAGTCATCTCGCTCTCGTAGGTCCCCGGCGTTGCTGCGGCATCTTTCGTTTAATGCATATCGACGGACCGCCAAGCGCCTGACTGATTCTTTTGCTCGGTTTGACCAGTCCGCTGGCCCGGAACAACGCCCGTTCCTCCGGCGTTACTGGGCTGCGGCGCTCGCGAGCGCCGTTTGATTGAGTCGGCGGAGCCACAATAGATCTGGGACTGAAGGATAAAC belongs to Rhizobium acidisoli and includes:
- a CDS encoding glycosyltransferase family 4 protein encodes the protein MTIEPTPIRILFVFAWLVVGGEETEVRLLAKHLDRRRYRVDVVACFKKPGMPEQTHVQLRSLGIDVDTTPYDLSFNDTVNYLAGKISSYEVVISCQNVADIYPALERLHLRPPLIEHGGLVSEALAGPKHLTTRYVGVCRSIRDAAASRMPGREHDALEIPSMVDLSAFDPGLRGPTRRALGIAEDEVLIGWVGRLDPKKNIEDFVEAAARVSVAAKHARFIIVGGPDAFVPDYALQLKALAAQRGLGGVLQFLGDRQDIPALMASFDIFAWLSIGEGMPHVIAEAGAAALPVIATPDNGAKQQIDDHISGVFVPYGDAAAVAGQMMALLRDTQRRHTLGTALRRKVETTYSIEAVLPQWEQLLADVCSKRQAAGPTGLFRSFLQGGFESSTHRLRPREGETKGRRLDMIAAVSHDRYAEEDYHQLLGLGIRTVRDGFRWHLIEKSGGYDWSSARPMIRAAALTGTQVIWDLLHYGWPDDLDIWSPRFVDRFAAFARACAKLVREECGSVPFYCPVNEISFLSWGGGDAGYLNPFANGRGFELKVQLARAAIAAMDEISAADQRARFVHCEPVINVTAHPSRPEDRVIAEGHRQSQFQAWDLIGGRLWPQIGGSDRHLDVIGVNYYFNNQWIHGGPPIDMGHALYKPLNEILRETFARYGRPIFIAETGIENERRAAWFDYVVGQASLAMQSGVPLEGLCLYPIVNHPGWDDGRQCANGLLSTEVAASGRTAYAPLAAAIQAGRAGMAFATDRVGQRCISS
- a CDS encoding PAS domain S-box protein translates to MTGPRKQVLDHRQLIKRQQILADFGEFALRSDDLDEVLREACRLVSDAVETRRSKVLEIQEGGEKLRVRAAVGWQPDIVGLELDMDDHTSETYSIRTGEPVITQDITTEKRFKTPNFMREAGVAALANVPIFLPGNRAYGLLQVDDVEPRDFGEEDTQFLRTYATILGPVIDRLYKVQALQSTTERFALVVENACDYAIFVADPQDRIVDWHKGAQKIFGWTAEEATGMSGSELFTPEDRARGEDRKEIETARHEGSAPDVRWHVRKDGSRVFLDGSTMCLRNPDGSVRGFLKIGQDVTERHRTEQRLLESEALQRALIAGVPQLVWRARSLGFRIWSSPQWERFTGQRDEDSVGMGWLDAVHPDDRELVTAAWMGAEAKGGLDCEYRIRRASDGEYVWHHSRSLPGSGLGLEWLGTCTDVQELKELQSSQEVMLAELQHRTRNIVAVIRSLSLKTIESSLTLEDFGEAFGHRLAAVARVQSLLSQLGDYERITFDDLLEAELAAHVNDREKIKLDGPPGIRLRSRAIQTFALALHELATNAVKYGALASPQGCLTIRWRLENGYDGETPALLLEWVETGVENMPAADAPAQGSGYGRELIERALPYQLKAKTTYEMGADGIRCTILAPIAFGPRKE
- a CDS encoding response regulator codes for the protein MTIETLAGLAILVVEDDYFIADELARSLSRAGAQVVGPVGSLTDTLALLDDTDHLDFALLDLNLDGESAIPIADRLAARNEFFAFVTGYSSRGIPSRFGTVERLDKPVEIARVVSVIRKGAASSTSSHE
- a CDS encoding ArdC family protein; the protein is MSRQQTNQRSDIYSRITNKIIADLEQGVRPWTKPWTTGNATTEVSRPLRHNGQPYTGINVLLLWAEAIGRGFASPRWMTFRQAIELGGAVRRGETGTTVVFASSFIRAETTETGAEIERDIPFLKTYTVFNTDQITGLNGLAQSTAPGQDWMSRIGAAGRFFANTGALIRHGGSAAYYAAARDYIQMPCLDAFRDDAAYVAVLSHEMTHWTAAPRRLDRDLSRYAKDRSERAREELIAELGSCFLCADLGIVPELEPRPDHASYLDGWLKVLGNDKRAIFSAAAHAQRAVDYLHDLQPVLDEEEAA
- a CDS encoding transcriptional regulator, whose product is MKKVQRSFAVEYKTGRRKIDSGSKSIWGNMDLKSVARDLEEEASPYLSDGSQNGRSDAEMSFPEPDRAGSSLTPALGPSTTVSDAQEISMAEETNTTTNDDVLPVIEAPTAPKKQRKPRAKKAAAPERASTDAAAEPAAQTGATGGKRRGRKANVIEASASAKRTRRSRAPQAVQAASAAPKTAIDEMDDLLQLEEENQRLRKLLAEKLRAENADLRKRLKLD